The Tenrec ecaudatus isolate mTenEca1 chromosome 4, mTenEca1.hap1, whole genome shotgun sequence region aCCTGTGCCGCTCCCAGCTCCGTGTTCCGAGGCTCCGCGGTCTGTGTCTACTCCATGGCGGACATCCGCATGGTCTTCAATGGGCCCTTCGCCCACAAGGAGGGCCCCAACTACCAGTGGATGCCTTTCTCAGGGAAGATGCCCTACCCACGGCCTGGCACGGTGAGGACCCCGCAGGCTTGTCTTGCCCATCCCCCCCTTTCTTCTAGTGGACCTGACCCAGCCAGGTTCTGCCAACGCCGCAGGAGGGGCGGTGGACCACACACACAGGCTTGCAGAACACACAGCATTGGCTGTGGAGGGCCCACGGGAGCCCAAGACAAAGACAAGGGGCCCAGGTGGGCTGGCTGCCCCTCAGAAGGCCCTCAGGTCATAGGGATGAGCTGGGGGTTCAGTGGGCAGGGCCTCTGAACTTGGCTTTAACTCTGGGTGGCAGGGACTGCAGGGATGGGTGTGCCCGATCAGAAGCAGCCAGCCAGCGGGCACCTGTCCTGGTGCTCCCAGCAGGTTTCCTCCCAAAGTCTGGAAGGCTGGGCTAGAACAGGCCGGGGGCCGGGTAGAAGGTCTATGTCAGGGAAGAGGGGGAGTGCCTGGTGTTAGGGAACCTTAGGGATTGTGACCCGTCCAGCTGAGCAGGAAGGAAAGGGAGGAGGTGCCTGGGAGCCACAGCCAGAGAGGAAGGAGACAGCAGCGTGTGGGGTAGGCCGTGGTTAGCCCTGCTGCGGGCCACAAGGTCATGCACATGAAGCAGAGGGGGTGGCCGTGACATCTGGCCATCTGGGGCCTTGGGCATTGGCTGGAGAGGGAATAGAAGTCTGGGTGGAGAGGGGCATGTGGGGTAGGGAACAACAGTGCAGAGGCCCCTTCTGAAGCTAATGGTCCAGTGCCCCCCACACCACCCCGGGCAGCTGACTCTGACACCTTCCCTCTCCACAGTGCCCTCTGATTCCCCCTGTCCACAGTACCCTCTCTGATGCCCCCCCATCCACAGTGCCCTGGAGGAACCTTCACCCCGTCCATGAAGTCCACCAAGGACTACCCTGACGAAGTGATCAACTTCATGCGAGGCCACCCCCTCATGTACCAGGCTGTGTACCCACTGCAGCGGCGGCCCCTGGTGGTCCGCACGGGTGTCCCCTACCGGCTCACCACCGTCGCCGTGGACCAGGTGGACGCAGCTGACGGGCGCTATGAGGTGCTTTTCCTAGGCACAGGTACCCGCTGCCGCTCCAGCCTCTCACACTGGACCCACTGGGGAGGGCGTGCGGGGAGCATGATGCTCCACAGGGCTGGTACCCCCCGGGGGCTGCAGGCTCGACCAGGTCAGCTCTGCCACCTGGTCCTCCGGAGCCTTTTCCCTACCGCTGGGAGAGCTAAGGCAGGGTGGGTTGACCCCATTCCCATTCCCAGGCAGCCTGGGGACCCTGGGTATATAgttgtggggagaaaggagacaCAGACCCACCCCTACAGCGCCAGCAGGGAAGATCTCTCGAAGCCTATTGACATCAGTGCGAGGGATGTGGGTGGGGGACAGGCCCTGACCATGATGCCCCCTTGCCCTGGGGCCGTCACCCTACACCTCTGTCAGGACCCCTCATTGTAGGGAGACCCTTGGCCCAAACCCCTTGCTCTGCTACCCTCGGGGTATGGGccctggtggggggaggggtggactggtgcccctccctcagccccactGAGGCCCTGCCGGCCTGTTCCAGACCGAGGGACAGTGCAGAAGGTCATTGTACTGCCCAAGGATGACCAGGAGATGGAGGAGCTCATGCTGGAGGAGGTCGAGGTCTTCAAGGTGGGTGCACGTCCCCGTCACCCCCCTCACTCCagcccttcctcccatcccaagCCCTTGGCTGCAAACCCCTGACCCAGGCTGGGGGGCCCTCCAAGCTGACCCCTCCCTTCTTCCAGGACCCGGCGCCCGTTAAAACCATGACTATTTCTTCCAAGAGGGTGAGTCTGTCAAGGTGGGCAGGGTTGGGGTCATCAGCCCCTTGGGGTCGCGACCTTAGGGCAGGGGAAGAGAAGCCAAGGCCTCCAGCTGGCTGCTGATGggtccctgccctccccctcagcAACAGCTGTATGTGACCTCGGCAGTGGGTGTCACGCACCTCAGCCTGCACCGTTGCCAAGCCTACGGGGCTGCCTGCGCAGACTGCTGCCTGGCCCGGGACCCCTACTGCGCCTGGGACGGCCAGTCCTGCTCCCGCTACACGGCATCCTCCAAGAGGTGCGCCGGCCCCAGGGTTTTGTCACACTGGTCCCGGGAAATATCCTTGCCTTGGggaatgggagatggggaggggctGGCTCCGCTGGCGGTGCTGCCTCAAGTGCTGTCCTCCTCAGGCGGAGCCGGAGGCAGGATGTCAGACACGGGAACCCCATCCGGCAGTGCCGTGGGTTCAACTCcaacggtgagtgtgtgtgtggctcCCGGCCCAATGGAAGGAGTCCCTGACAGTCACTGGGCCCGGAGGGGGCTTAGACTGGTGGATCAAGGTGTCCCTGGCCAGCCTGCGGTCTGCCCTGAGGCACAGCCACATTCACCACGTACCTTCTTGAACCGCAGCCAACAGGAACGCGGTGGAGTCGGTGCAGTATGGTGTGGCAGGTAGTGCCGCCTTCCTGGAGTGCCAGCCCCGCTCTCCCCAGGCCACTGTGAAGTGGCTTTTCCAGCGAGACCCTGGAGACCGGCGCCGCGAGGTGAGCCTCGTGCCCGCAACTTGCACCCTGGTCAAGgtgcagcccccccaccccctgtgcaGTGGCCTGCCCACATGGGGCAAGCCTAGGCCAGCCCTCGCTCTGCAGAACCCCTTCCAGGCTCCCTCCCTGAGCAGGCGTCCTTGGCTAAGCAGACATGGGAGCAGCACTGGCCTCCTTACCCGAGACCACGTGCCAGCGTGCCGCCTCTGTGTGGACAAGCCGAGTGTGCAGCCCACTGCCTGACCTGTGGGAATGTTGGGGGCAGGAGGCATTCTTGTGGCCCCCCCTCCTTATATGGAGGTTCTacgtgggggcccctctgggtatCCACAACGATGGAAATCCCACGCCTGGCTTCGATTCGCTGGATGCTGAATGGGGGAGCCTTAGACAGTTGGAGAAATGGGAAGAAAAGATCATAGAGCTTTCCTACAAACTTTGGAAGCCCCTCCCTGGTCTTCCCGTGGGACATGcacatgcgtgcatgtgtgtgtgcgcacacacacacgcttcgGGGACGACACTCTGTCCAACCACCCAAGTGGTCAGAGCTGGGGCCTGGCTGTCGGGACAGCCCCTGATGTCCCCCTACGCCCTGCCCCCTCAGATCCGTACCGAGGACCGTCTCCTGCGCACGGAGCAGGGCTTACTGCTTCGTGCCCTGCAACTTGGCGACCAGGGCCTCTATTCTTGCACGGCCACAGAGAACAACTTCAAGCACGTGGTCACACGGGTGCAGCTGCATGTGCTGCCCAGAGATGCCGTCCATGCTGCTCTCTTCCCACTGCCAGCCGCCAGTGTCCCACCGGGCCCTGGCGCTGGCCCCCCCACGCCACCCTACCAGGAGCTGGCCCAGCTGTTGGCCCAGCCGGAGGTGGGCCTCATCCACCAGTACTGCCAGGGCTACTGGCGCCATGTGCCCTCTAGCCCCAGGGAGGCcccaggggcacccaggcctCCTGAGCTCCAGGACCAGAGAAAGCCCCGGAACCGCCGCCACCACCCACCGGACACATGAGGCTGGCAGCCCAAGCCCTGCAACGGGCCAGCCTAGTCCTCACCCTTTTAatataaaagatatatatatatataaaatatctatATTCTATACACACCCTGCCCCTGCAGAGACAGTATTTATTGGTGGGCTGTATATAGCTTGCCTTCTTGGCAGAAGCATTGTCCAGAACCTGGACCCATGCTGAGGAGAGACAGCAGAACACAGCGCCCCACCTAGCAGGCCCGGCTGGTGGATCAGACTGGGCCAGGACCACGCCCTCTCCAGACTCAGGTGGGAGTCCGCCTGCAGCTGACAGCCAACACCAGGCTCTGCAGGATGGGGCAGAGGAAGCCCTGCCTGGACGGGGCCCAGATGGCAGACACCTGTACCGACCAGCCGTGCTTTAGCACAGACATGGATTCGAGGACTGCTTtggagactgggggtgggggggtgggctcAGGTGCACTGAGAGGGAACAAGGGGCCGTCACAGGAGGCCGGCCCCTGCCTGGGACGGGGCGCCCAGCGGAGGGCAGCCCCTTCTCAGGTATTTATTCTCTATTTATTGGGGATAGGAGGAAGGGAGGCcagtccctcctcccctccctgcctggcCAGGACAGGGCTACCCCAGCTCCTGCCAGCCTGCCCTGTGCTACCTGGATTGGGGGCTGGGAGGAGGGCAGAGGGCTCAGGCCCAGGCAGGGCTAAAGAGAGCACCCGGACCTGGGGGAATGGTGGCCTGGGATCCACTGAGGCCTCTCAAGGTCCTCCATCTGCCCACCCCTCCGGGCACTGGGTGTAAATGCTCAGAGGGGGTGGCCGGGTAGGTGGGGAGCTCCTTCCTGCCACCCTCTGCCCAGGCCACACCCACCCCGGGCGTTGGATTCCATCTTGCTAATAAACACTGGCTCTGGGACTGACTTCTGGTTTCTCTCTTTGAGGAGGGGGGAAGAGCCTCAGGTTTGATCCCTCTAGTTCTGCTTTCTCCAGCATCATCCGGGTCCCTGCCATTTGAGCTCAGTCATCCAGCAGTTGGACCATTTGTTTTGCCCAACCCTCTGATACTGGGCTTTTAAGGACTCGGGATTGGCAGGGTGGACAGGGCAGCCTACCCAGGCCTCCAGCTGCCCTGAGCCAAAGACCCCCTCTCCCTTGGAGCCCCTCCCTGCAGGGCCAGCAAGAGCAAGCACCTGGGGGTGCAtctgtgaggaggaggagggctggccaAAATTGGAGTCCAGTTAGAGCAGCTAAGGTGTCGCTACATCTGCCAAGCTCTCTTGGCCTactctcaccgccatcaagtcaatactgactcatagggcACCCCCCCCATGGGTTCCCGAGccctggtggttatgtgttgggctgtgatcctcatggccagttcaaaaccacctggagCTCCAAGAGAGaggctggactttctactcccaggaaacagttgcagtcttggaaatgaaATCTACAGGGGTGCTGTGAATCACACTGACTATGATGAGTGGACCCCCAGGGGCCgcctgactcacactgactcctTGGTGAGCAGACCCACTGGGGGTGCTGTTAGCTGGGAAGACTCCATGGCGTGAGTTTGGTTTAGCTAGAGCAGGGGAGACATGGAGCCCCAAGCCCTACATGCCAGGTAAGCCCTGCTCCCTGGGCAAGGACCGCAGGAGAGGCGagtccccaaccccctcccatgTGGGGGtgagtggaggtggaggttgtAGGCTGAAAGTGGATTAAAGGGAGACCCACACCCCCAGATCTCCCTCCCAAGCTTGGTGAGCGGTGGCCAATGCTCTGTGTCTGGGGCCTTGGCGCCCCCTTGTGGTCTGCGGGTTCTGCTGCAGAGTTCAGGGAAGGGAAGCAGCCCGGTGGTTTGAGTCAGGAGAGCACCAGTGGTTGGTCCTATCGTGGGTGGGGTGGTCTCCAGAGCCAAGGGGCTGAACTCGAATGCCCTGGACGTCAGCCCCCTGGTGTGAGGTGGGCAGCCTCTAAGCTGGGTGCCCTCAGACAGGCTCTGGATGGAGCAGGGCAGGCGAGCCCCACACCCCCATTCCCCTAGGAATGTGAGCCTGCTCTAGGACTGTTTCCCGATTTGATAACAGGCCGCCTCTGCAGCTGCCTATGCACACATGCAGGTGTGTACACAAAGGCCCGGGGACATGTCTGCATGGACACACTCACatggtatgcacacacacattccacAGGGACACCACGCGTGGGGATCTGCACGCTGGcacacacccatgcacacacatctgcctGCACCAACCTGTGCAGCATGGATGTCCGTGACCATCAAGAGAAATGCGCACAGTGTGCTtgacatgtgtgtgtatgtgtgtgtgttttgaaaagagctgtatgaggccccaataaagtgactaaaaaataatatattttaattgtaaaatagttttagttttttaataattttttaaagagaaatgcACAGAAGCACATGCCCACGTCTATGCATGTAGGTGCGTGtgcgcacagacacacacaggccAACGAACACAGGACAGGCTCCCACGAACACACAGGCGTACACCAACCTGTCAAGTGGCCGCTGAGTCCCATGCATGTCCATGGGCTGGCCCACAGGAAAGCACTTGAAGCCCACCCCCCTGGCAGACCAAACCCTCACTATGGGGAGCAGCAGTGCCCACTGTTTCCTCTTGGGTCCCTGCAGAGGGGAGAACCCTGGTCCACAGCCAGGCACCAGTTCACACACTCCTGCTGTGTGACCCCTTCCCAGGACTGAGGGGGAGCAAGACTGAGTCCCCCAGGCTGGGAAGGCTGCAGGTGCTCCTTGCTGTTTCACTTCACCCTCATGTTCTTGGCCCCACCTCCTGGGAGCCCCCCTTCCTCAAGCCTTCACATGTCTCCCACTGTGGGGGCAGGGCAGACTCTCTTCTGGCCCTCTCCTAGAGGCACTGAGGAGGCCAAGTCAGCAGTTGAGGGATTGGGGCCACTCCAGTCCCCTAAGAAGTATTGGGGGGGAGGCTGAGCTGGGTTTACCTGTCCTTGTCTCTGATTGGCCCTtggccactcccaccccacccccaaatcccaCTGAGCAGCCCCCACCAGG contains the following coding sequences:
- the SEMA3F gene encoding semaphorin-3F isoform X1, with the translated sequence MPVAGLLLWATLLTGAWPVAPTQDLLQATPRLRLSFKELKATGTAHFFNFLLNTTDYRILLKDEDQDRMYVGSKDYVLSLDLHDINREPLIIHWAASPQRIEECVLSGKDGKGECGNFVRLIQPWNRTHLYVCGTGAYNPMCTYVNRGRRAQASPWTQMQVGRGRGSRSTDGALRPTPKAPRQDYIFYLEPERLESGKGKCPYDPKLDTTSALINEELYAGVYIDFMGTDAAIFRTLGKQTAMRTDQYNSRWLNDPSFIHAELIPDSAERNDDKLYFFFRERSAEAPQSPAVYARIGRICLNDDGGHCCLVNKWSTFLKARLVCSVPGEDGIETHFDELQDVFVQQTQDVRNPVIYAVFISSGSVFRGSAVCVYSMADIRMVFNGPFAHKEGPNYQWMPFSGKMPYPRPGTCPGGTFTPSMKSTKDYPDEVINFMRGHPLMYQAVYPLQRRPLVVRTGVPYRLTTVAVDQVDAADGRYEVLFLGTDRGTVQKVIVLPKDDQEMEELMLEEVEVFKDPAPVKTMTISSKRQQLYVTSAVGVTHLSLHRCQAYGAACADCCLARDPYCAWDGQSCSRYTASSKRRSRRQDVRHGNPIRQCRGFNSNANRNAVESVQYGVAGSAAFLECQPRSPQATVKWLFQRDPGDRRREIRTEDRLLRTEQGLLLRALQLGDQGLYSCTATENNFKHVVTRVQLHVLPRDAVHAALFPLPAASVPPGPGAGPPTPPYQELAQLLAQPEVGLIHQYCQGYWRHVPSSPREAPGAPRPPELQDQRKPRNRRHHPPDT
- the SEMA3F gene encoding semaphorin-3F isoform X2; protein product: MPVAGLLLWATLLTGAWPVAPTQDLLQATPRLRLSFKELKATGTAHFFNFLLNTTDYRILLKDEDQDRMYVGSKDYVLSLDLHDINREPLIIHWAASPQRIEECVLSGKDGKGECGNFVRLIQPWNRTHLYVCGTGAYNPMCTYVNRGRRAQDYIFYLEPERLESGKGKCPYDPKLDTTSALINEELYAGVYIDFMGTDAAIFRTLGKQTAMRTDQYNSRWLNDPSFIHAELIPDSAERNDDKLYFFFRERSAEAPQSPAVYARIGRICLNDDGGHCCLVNKWSTFLKARLVCSVPGEDGIETHFDELQDVFVQQTQDVRNPVIYAVFISSGSVFRGSAVCVYSMADIRMVFNGPFAHKEGPNYQWMPFSGKMPYPRPGTCPGGTFTPSMKSTKDYPDEVINFMRGHPLMYQAVYPLQRRPLVVRTGVPYRLTTVAVDQVDAADGRYEVLFLGTDRGTVQKVIVLPKDDQEMEELMLEEVEVFKDPAPVKTMTISSKRQQLYVTSAVGVTHLSLHRCQAYGAACADCCLARDPYCAWDGQSCSRYTASSKRRSRRQDVRHGNPIRQCRGFNSNANRNAVESVQYGVAGSAAFLECQPRSPQATVKWLFQRDPGDRRREIRTEDRLLRTEQGLLLRALQLGDQGLYSCTATENNFKHVVTRVQLHVLPRDAVHAALFPLPAASVPPGPGAGPPTPPYQELAQLLAQPEVGLIHQYCQGYWRHVPSSPREAPGAPRPPELQDQRKPRNRRHHPPDT